The sequence TAATTGAAGTGACACATCTTCTTATAAAAGATAACATATACTCAAAAGTTAATCAATATTTAACTTTAATATAGGCATAAAAGTCTTTTTTTATCAATTTTTAGAAATTTTTTGTAATATTTAAGGACAAGTGTTGACAATTGTTGCTAAAAAATGTACGATGTAATCGAAAGGTAACCAAAACATTACCAAAAACAAGAAGGTAGATGATCAGGTAATGTTTATCTATTTTCTTCTATAGTGTAAGCGTTAACAAATAATTAAACAATCTGAGGAGGAAAAAAACATGGTACAGATTCAAGAGTTGAAAAATTTTATTGGTGGTAAATGGGTAGCTAGTGAAACAGATAAATTCGAAGAGGTAACTAACCCAGCTACGAAAGAAGTGATTGCACGTGTTCCTTTATCCACAAAAGCTGATGTTGATCATGCAGTTGAGGTTGCGCAAGCAGCATTTGAAAAGTGGAAGAACGTGGCCGTTCCAAAACGTGCACGTATTCTTTTTAAATATCAAAACCTTGTAGTTGAGCATAAAGAAGAGTTGGCAAAAATCATCACTGTCGAAAATGGTAAAAATTTATCGGAAGCGCTTGGCGAAGTTCAACGTGGTATCGAAAATATTGAATTTGCAGCAGGTGCGCCTTCACTATACATGGGCGATTCGTTGGCGTCGATTGCAACGGATGTTGAAGCAACAAACTACCGTTATCCAATTGGCGTTGTTGCAGGCATAACGCCTTTCAACTTCCCGATGATGGTGCCGTGTTGGATGTTCCCGATGGCTGTTGTTCTTGGAAATTCATTTGTATTAAAGCCGTCAGAAAAAACACCATTGCTTACAGCGCGACTAATTGAACTGTTCCAACAAGCTGGTTTGCCAGATGGCGTGCTTAATATGGTTTATGGTGCTCATGACGTGGTTAATCGTTTAGGCGATCATCCAGATGTAAAAGCATTATCATTTGTTGGTTCGAAACCAGTAGGAGAATATGTTTATAAACTAGGTAGTGAAAATTTAAAACGTGTTCAAGCGTTGACAGGTGCTAAAAACCATACCATTGTTTTAAAAGATGCAGATTTACCTGAATCGGTTAAAAACATCGTTTCGGCAGCATTTGGATCGGCAGGCGAGCGCTGCATGGCTTGTGCGGTAGTCGCTGTAGAAGAAGAAGTAGCAGACGCTTTCATCGCTGAACTGAAAAAACAAACAGCTGAAGTAACAATTGGTAATGGTTTAGAAGATGGCATTTTCTTAGGTCCTGTGATTAGTGATGAAAGTAAAGTACGTACAGAAAAATATATTGAAATTGGTTTGAATGAAGGTGCTGAACTTATTCGTGATGGACGTGGCGAAGGGAGTGGCGATGGTTACTTTGTTGGACCAACGATTTTTGATAAAGTGACGCCTGAAATGACAATTTGGAAAGATGAAATTTTTGCACCCGTTTTATCAATTGTTCGCGTAAAAGATTTGAAAGAAGGCATTGCAATTGCAAATGAATCAGAGTT comes from Brochothrix thermosphacta DSM 20171 = FSL F6-1036 and encodes:
- a CDS encoding CoA-acylating methylmalonate-semialdehyde dehydrogenase, which gives rise to MVQIQELKNFIGGKWVASETDKFEEVTNPATKEVIARVPLSTKADVDHAVEVAQAAFEKWKNVAVPKRARILFKYQNLVVEHKEELAKIITVENGKNLSEALGEVQRGIENIEFAAGAPSLYMGDSLASIATDVEATNYRYPIGVVAGITPFNFPMMVPCWMFPMAVVLGNSFVLKPSEKTPLLTARLIELFQQAGLPDGVLNMVYGAHDVVNRLGDHPDVKALSFVGSKPVGEYVYKLGSENLKRVQALTGAKNHTIVLKDADLPESVKNIVSAAFGSAGERCMACAVVAVEEEVADAFIAELKKQTAEVTIGNGLEDGIFLGPVISDESKVRTEKYIEIGLNEGAELIRDGRGEGSGDGYFVGPTIFDKVTPEMTIWKDEIFAPVLSIVRVKDLKEGIAIANESEFANGACLFTNNASAVRYFRENIDAGMLGINLGVPAPMAFFPFSGWKSSFFGTLHANGKDSIDFYTRKKVVTARYPKSYI